The Nostoc sp. NIES-3756 DNA window GGTGTAGCTGTCAAATCCATCAATTGCGAATTTGCTACCCCAGAAGAAATCCAAACCACTCTAGAACAAGCCGATGGCTTTCTCATCGGTTCCCCTACTATCGGCGGTCATGCACCAACCCCCATTCACACCGCTTTAGGTATCGTCCTCAAGGTGGGTGATAACAACAAACTAGTCGGGGTGTTTGGTTCCTACGGCTGGAGTGGTGAAGCTTTGGAAATGATTGAAGGTAAACTCCGGGATGCAGGATATCGCTTTGGCGTGGAAACCCTCAAGGTGAAGTTTAAACCCGACGATGTTACCCTCAAGTATTGCGAAGAAGTCGGTACAGACTTCGCCCAAACCCTGAAGAAAGCGAAGAAAGTCCGCGTACCGCAACAAGCTGCTACACCTGTAGAACAAGCTGTAGGTCGTATTGTCGGCTCTGTTTGTGTAATTACCGCCAAGCAAGGCGATGTCTCTACAGGAATGCTTGGTTCTTGGGTTTCTCAAGCCACCTTCAACCCACCCGGCTTAACCGTAGCCATTGCTAAAGAACGCGCTATAGAATCGCTCATGTATCCCGGTGGTAAATTCGCCTTAAATATCCTATCCGAAGGCAATCACCTAGAATACATGAAACACTTCCGTAAAAGCTTTGCCCCAGGAGAAGACCGTTTCTCCAACTTCACTACCACAGAGGCAGACAATGGTTGTACAGTCCTCACTGATGCTTTAGCATACGTAGAATGCTCAGTTGAACAACGTTTAGAATGCGGCGACCATTGGGTAGTATACGCCACCGTTGACAATGGTAAATTACTCAAACCAGATGATGTAACAGCTATCAACCATCGCAAAACAGGTACTCATTATTAAAAGTTTGTAGTAAGGACTTTAGTCCTGTAACCAGCACTCAAGTCCTTACTACGAACACCCCTACATTCAGCCTGCATTAGCAGGTTTTCTTATCGGCAAAATTTCGCTAGCCGTTTAGTCAATGAATGTGTAAAGTTTATACAGCACATAGCTGGAAATTTTTTTCATAAGGGCAAAATTTAAAACTGTAGAAACCGCTATTAAAATTTTTTAATTAAAACTATGGAGCAAAGCGAACAACAAAAGCGCCGTGAGGCTGAACAAAAGTTTCAAGCAGCCCTCGAACAGTTAGAGGATATTTTACAAGAAACTCCAACCGAGGAAGAAGAAACTCCAAATATACCTACTGAAGATGTTAGTGAGGCTGAACTTGTGGACGATGAATTTGATATTGA harbors:
- a CDS encoding diflavin flavoprotein; this encodes MTDSKPRDVQILPIATNTKVLRARSWSRLRFEIEYALERGTTSNGYVIEGDKTAIIDPPVESFMGIYLEALQQTINLKKLDYVILGHFSPNRVPTFKALLELAPQITFVCSLPGAADLRAAFPDTSLNILAMRGKETLDLGKGHVLKFLPIPSPRWPAGLCTYDTQTQILYTDKIFGVHICGDEVFDDNWESFKEDQRYYYNCLMAPHAVHVEAALEKISDLQVRMYAVGHGPLVRSSLMALTQAYADWSRAQKDREISVALLYASAYGNTATLARAIALGLTKGGVAVKSINCEFATPEEIQTTLEQADGFLIGSPTIGGHAPTPIHTALGIVLKVGDNNKLVGVFGSYGWSGEALEMIEGKLRDAGYRFGVETLKVKFKPDDVTLKYCEEVGTDFAQTLKKAKKVRVPQQAATPVEQAVGRIVGSVCVITAKQGDVSTGMLGSWVSQATFNPPGLTVAIAKERAIESLMYPGGKFALNILSEGNHLEYMKHFRKSFAPGEDRFSNFTTTEADNGCTVLTDALAYVECSVEQRLECGDHWVVYATVDNGKLLKPDDVTAINHRKTGTHY